The genomic interval GAATTTTGGAAAATTCTTCAAACTCAACTACTGAGACGCAAGTAAAACGCGGCTTAAAATCACGCCATGTTTCCATGATTGCCCTTGGCGGAACAATCGGAACTGGATTGTTTCTGACTTCAGGCGATGTCATTCACACGGCAGGACCATTTGGTGCACTGACTGCCTATGTTCTTATCGGAGCAATGGTTTACTTCCTCATGACATCACTTGGTGAAATGGCCACTTATTTACCCACTTCTGGTTCTTTTTCAGACTATGGAACACGTTATGTTGACCCAGCTTTTGGTTTTGCTCTAGGTTGGAATTATTGGTTGAACTGGGCAATTACCGTAGCGGTTGATTTAACAGCCGTTGCCCTTTGTATCAAATTCTGGTTACCAGATGTTCCAAGTTGGATTTTTTCACTGATTGCCTTAATTATTGTCTTTGCAATCAATGCCTTATCAGTTAAAACTTTTGGCGAAACTGAATATTGGTTGTCAGCCATTAAAATTACTGTTGTTGTTTTATTCTTGATTATTGGTTTCTTATCTATTTTTGGAATTATGGGCGGTCATATTGACGTCGCTAAAAATCTTTCAGTTGGTAATCATGGTTTTGTCGGAGGACTTGGTAGTTTCACTACCGGCGGAGGGATTCTCGGCGTACTCTTAGTCGCTGGTTTCTCTTTCCAAGGAACAGAATTGCTCGGAATTACAGCTGGTGAAGCTGAAAATCCTGAAAAATCAATTCCTAAAGCTATGAACTCTATCTTCTGGCGTATTCTTGTCTTTTATATCTTATCTATCTTCGTGATGGCGGCTATCATTCCATTTACCGACCCCCACTTAGTTGGAGGAGATTCAGCTGCTCAAAGCCCTTTCACAATTGTATTTGAACGTGTTGGTCTCTCTATTGCAGCTTCTATCATGAACGCCGTTGTTTTAACTTCTGTCGTTTCAGCAGCAAACTCTGGAATGTATGCCTCTACTCGGATGCTTTATTCACTAGCTAAAGATGGTGGCGCACCAAAGATTTTCTCAAAAACTTCAAAAAACGGGATTCCTTTCATTGCTTTATTAGCTACAACTGCTGTTGCTTTACTCACATTCTTGACATCAATTTACGGAGTTAGCTTCTTTACATTCCTCGTCTCAGCCTCTGGTTTAACAGGATTTATTGCTTGGATTGGGATTGCAATTAGCCACTTCCGCTTCCGCCGCGCCTATGTCGCTCAAGGAAAAGATGTTAAAAAATTACCTTATCATGCAAAACTATTCCCATTTGGTCCAATCTTAGCCTTAATTATGACCGTTTTAGTCACACTCGGCCAAGACCCAATGCTTCTTTTTGGTAAAACTTGGGTGCAAGGTGTCATCATGTATGCCGCAATTCCACTCTTCTTCATCCTTTACTTGGGTTATAAATTTAAAAACAAAACGAAACTTATCCCCCTTAAAGAGGTTGATTTAAGTCGTCATAAAGATTAAAAAAAGTCGCTCAATGAGCGGCTTTTTTATTATTTTAATCATTAATTTCAACTACTTTTTCACCAAAGAGTTCTTTAGCTAAGTTTACCGTTTCATCCGGCTCTTTTTCATCTTCTTCATCTTCTTGAACATTTTCAGATTTTAAATTAGAAACATATTCTGCTCGAACTTCTTGCCAGTCTTGTTCAGCAAGAGAGATAATTTCTGGCGCAAATCCAACAATTGAACTCAAGAGATTCCCACAAAAAAGTTGCAATTCTTCATTTTCACTGACTCTTTTAGCAAGATTCTCATGAGGAAAAGTCACCACAAGGAAATTTTCTGACGCAGCGACAGGGGCTGTATTATTAAGTAAAGCTCGGTCTGCCGGTTTAGTTACCGAAGCAACAAGTTCTGGCCACGCACTTAGAGCAGCTTTTCTAGCTTCATTTGTCGCCTCAGCCAAAGCTTTATAAATTAAATCTTTGTTAATTTGGCGTTTTTTAGATGCTATTGGTTTCGGACTGCCTTTAACTTTTTCTGTCAGTAAATTATTTTGTGAATCTGAATTTACCTGAATTTGACCAGCTGAAATTTGAGCTTTCAATTGATTAATTTCGGTTTTTAAAGTAGCAATTTCGGCTGTCAGCTGATTTGGAATTTCTCCTTGCGAAGCTGTCAGTAAATTATTTTGTCCAATTTCAGCCAAACGCATGGTCATGACGTCTGCCGCAATTTTTGTTTGAGTCGTTTCCTTTATCGTTTTCAAACTTTCAATTGCAACATCAATCCATGAAAAAATTTGACCCCGGTCATACTGAGAATTTTTATCCAAGAGTAAATCCCGAAGGTATGCTAATAAATCTTCCGTAAATCGAAGCATATTTTTTCCTTCAGCAAAAATCTTATCAAGTTCCGTCAGCGCTTTTGCTTCATCATGCTCAAAAAGTGCTACAACATATGTTACTAAAGCATCTGCAGCAATCGACCCTGTGACAAGTAGTGCATCATTTTCTTCTAATTTTCCTGATGAAAACGATAAAGCTTGGTCTAATAAAGAGAGGGCATCACGCATTCCACCTTCAGCTGCTTTAGCAATAACATCGAGTGCTTTACCGTCGAATTCAAGTCCTTCATCAGCCATTA from Lactococcus lactis carries:
- a CDS encoding amino acid permease, translating into MENSSNSTTETQVKRGLKSRHVSMIALGGTIGTGLFLTSGDVIHTAGPFGALTAYVLIGAMVYFLMTSLGEMATYLPTSGSFSDYGTRYVDPAFGFALGWNYWLNWAITVAVDLTAVALCIKFWLPDVPSWIFSLIALIIVFAINALSVKTFGETEYWLSAIKITVVVLFLIIGFLSIFGIMGGHIDVAKNLSVGNHGFVGGLGSFTTGGGILGVLLVAGFSFQGTELLGITAGEAENPEKSIPKAMNSIFWRILVFYILSIFVMAAIIPFTDPHLVGGDSAAQSPFTIVFERVGLSIAASIMNAVVLTSVVSAANSGMYASTRMLYSLAKDGGAPKIFSKTSKNGIPFIALLATTAVALLTFLTSIYGVSFFTFLVSASGLTGFIAWIGIAISHFRFRRAYVAQGKDVKKLPYHAKLFPFGPILALIMTVLVTLGQDPMLLFGKTWVQGVIMYAAIPLFFILYLGYKFKNKTKLIPLKEVDLSRHKD
- the dnaX gene encoding DNA polymerase III subunit gamma/tau codes for the protein MAYQALYRKYRSQRFDEMVGQEVVATTLKNAIVNHQISHAYLFSGPRGTGKTSAAKIFAKAINCPNQVDGEPCNNCFICDSITKGSLDDVIELDAASNNGVDEIREIRDKSTYAASQATYKVYIIDEVHMLSTGAFNALLKTLEEPTENVVFVLATTELQKIPATIISRVQRFAFKSITTGDIRTYLAKIMADEGLEFDGKALDVIAKAAEGGMRDALSLLDQALSFSSGKLEENDALLVTGSIAADALVTYVVALFEHDEAKALTELDKIFAEGKNMLRFTEDLLAYLRDLLLDKNSQYDRGQIFSWIDVAIESLKTIKETTQTKIAADVMTMRLAEIGQNNLLTASQGEIPNQLTAEIATLKTEINQLKAQISAGQIQVNSDSQNNLLTEKVKGSPKPIASKKRQINKDLIYKALAEATNEARKAALSAWPELVASVTKPADRALLNNTAPVAASENFLVVTFPHENLAKRVSENEELQLFCGNLLSSIVGFAPEIISLAEQDWQEVRAEYVSNLKSENVQEDEEDEKEPDETVNLAKELFGEKVVEIND